The window GGGGCGGTCCAGCCGATCTCCGCCTCGTCGAGTCCGGAGGCGCGCTGGTCGGCGAGGCAGCGGCGGAGCAGCACTGTGCCGACGCCGAGGCCGCGTTCCGAGGATTCGGTGCCCATCGGGCCGAACCAGGAGCGGCGGTTGACGCCGTGGCAGGCGAAGCCGACGTAGACCGGGCCGTCAGCACCTTCGCGGACGGCGACATGGCCACGCGGAGGGGAGTAGGTCAGGGCGCGAGCCGCTTCACCGTCCCAGGAGCCACCCCACTGGTTCATCCAGGCGAGGAACGGCTTCTCGTCCGCGGGCGTGAGGCGGCGGACCTGCACCCCGGCAGCGGCAAGGCGCGCCTCGTCCTCGGCGGTGCCGAGCGGGGCGGTACGCAGGTCGACGCTCAGGTTGAGGCCCTCGGGGCCCCGGGTGTAGCCACTGGATTCGGCCAGGCAGACGGCGCGGGTGTAGCGGATGTCGATGCCGGGCCAGGCGTAGTACGGAGGCCTGCCGCGGATCATCAACCGGCCGGCCCCGGCGGCGACGAGGAGCTCCTCCGCACGGGTGAGCAGAGCGCGGCCGATGCCACGGCTCTGTGCCCCGGGGTGCACGGCGATGAGATCGATGTGGCCGGTGGCGGGGGCGCTCGCAGTGGCGGGGCGGAGTGCGGCGAGGGCGACGCCTGCCGGCTTCCCCTCGTCCTCGGCGAGGATCCGCAGCTGCGAGTGGCCCGCGGTCTGCGACCACAGCAGATCGAACACGTCCTCGGCGTCGCTGTCGTGAACAAGGGCAGCGCGGGCGAGGCTTCGCAGGGCGGGCAGGTCGTGCTCGGTCGCGGTGCGTGCCGCCGGAAGGTTCGTCATGTCTGCTCACCTCGAGTTAGCTCCGGGGACACCGGATTGTAAGTGAATGACATCGGGGCTCGGTATTGCGGTGGAAATTTACCAGCGAGATGATCGGACTGTCAGCCCCCCCGCACCCACCGGAAAGCAGGCCGTGATGACCGTCCGCGAAGATCCCGCGAGTCTCCCCGATCCAGCAGAGCTCGTCAGGAACGCGGTGGAGCAGGGTGTCGTGCCCGGAGCCGTCCTGATCACCGGTCGCGGTGCGCACGGTCCCGTCCGTACCGCCGCGTTCGGCACCACCGCCGACGGCCCGTCGGGGCGCCCGGTCACCGCGGACACGGTCTTCGACCTGGCCTCCCTCACCAAGGTGGTGGCGACCACGCCCGCCGTGCTGCGGCTCGCCGACACCGGGGCCTTGCGACTTGACGACCCGGTGCGCCGCCACCTGCCGGCGTTCACCGGGGCGGGCAAGAGTGAAGTGACGATCCGTCATCTTCTGTCGCACTCCTCCGGACTGCCTCCGCACCGGGACTTCTGGCAGCTCCCCGGCGCCCCCGCCGACCGGGTCGCCGCCGTGCTCGCAGAGCCCCTCGACCACCTGCCCGGCACCGTCGTCAACTACTCCGACCTGGGGTTCATCCTGCTCGGCGAGATCGTCGCCATGGTGGCCGGACAGCAGCTCGACACCGCCGTACGGGAGCTGGTGCTCGACCCGCTGGGCCTGACCGCCACCCGCTACCTCCCGCCCGCGGACTGGCGGGCGGTCACCGCTGCGACCGAGGCACCGCCCGGCGGAGAGCCCAAGCGTGGCGTGGTGCACGACGAGAACGCCGAGAGCCTGGGCGGCGTGGCAGGGCACGCCGGGCTGTTCGGCACTGCGCCGGACCTCGCGCACTACCTTCGTGCCTGCTGGCTGACCGACGAGTCGCCGCTGTCGGCCCGCACCCGCTCCGAGGCGCTCAGCCTGCAGACCGTGGGGCTGGACGGCGCGCGGGGGCTGGGCTGGACGCTGCCCGGCGACGTCTGGGACCACATGTCCCCGCACTGGCCCGCGACCGGCGCCGGGCACACCGGCTTCACCGGCACCAGCCTGGCGCTCGACCCGGTCACCGGGATCTGGGTGGTGCTGCTGACCAACGCCGTGCACTACGGACGCGGGGCGCGGGCGAAGGAGTTGCGACGTGCGGTGCACGCCGCCGTGGCGGCCCGCGCCGAGCCCGTGCGCGGCTGAGCGCCAAGTGGTGCATCAAGGGCCCGAACCGTACATATCCCGGATACTCAGCGACGCGTACCCCAACGAACCCGTAGGATTCCCACATGGCTGCCCCACGTGACCGACAGCGCGGAGGCGGCGACGCCCCCCGGCGCTCCGCAGCACCCACCGCAGAGCGCGCGACGCCGCCACAGACGGTGCTGGTGCAGATCCGGGCCCTGCTGCCTTCTCTGCCACCCTCGGAGCGGCGGGTCGCCGAAGCCGCGATCGCCGATCCGGTCGGGGTGGCCGGGAAGACGATCAGCGAACTCGCCTTGGAATGCAGCACCTCCGAGACCACCGTCGTCCGCTTCTGCCGGGCCGTGGGCCTCAAGGGCTACCCCGACCTGCGGATCAAACTGGCCTCGGCGGCCGGCAGCGAGGACAGCGGCCCCGCCTGGTCCAGCGCCGGCAGCGACATCGGGCCCGGCGACTCGCTGGCCGACGTGGTCGGCAAGCTGGGCTTCGCCGACGCCCGCGCGGTCGAGGACACCATTGCCCAGCTCGACCTCCACATCCTGGAGCGGGCCATCGACGAGGTGGTCGGGGCGAGCGCGGTGGACCTGTACGGCGTCGGCGCGAGCGCGCTGATCGCGCTCGACTTCCAGCAGAAGCTGCACCGCATCGGGCGCCGGGCGACCGCCTGGCCCGACCCCGACGGTGCGCTCACGTCCGCCGCCCTGCTCGGCCGCGGGGACCTGGCGATCGGCATCTCGCACACCGGCGCCACCACGGACACCGTGGCAGCGCTGGGCGAGGCCTGGGACAACGGTGCCACCACGATCGCGATCACCAACTTCCCGCGTTCGCCGATCGCCGAGGTGGCCGACCACGTGCTGACCACCGCGGTGCGTGAGACCACCTTCCGGTCCGGCGCGATGTCCAGCCGGATCGCCGCGCTGACACTGGTGGACTGCCTGTTCGTCGGGGTGGCCCAGCGCAACTACAGCCGTACGACACGTGCGTTGGAGCGCACGTACACGGCGGTGCACCGGCGGCGTTCCCCGCAGTGACCGGCCCCGGGTGACCAGGATGCCCCGCGACCCATCGGGTCGCGGGGCATCCTCGCCCGCTCTCAGGCGAGGGTGCGCAGGGCCGCGCGGACGCTCCCGCCGCCGGCCTCCAGCGCCTCGCGCGCCTGCTGCGGGGAGCAGTCGGCGAGCAGACTGACCAGAGCGGTCTTCAACTCCCCTCCCGAGGCGGCGAGGGCGGCGCCGCAGCGGTCCTCGTCCAGCCCGGTGGCCTCCACCACGATGTTGAGGACCCGGCCGCGCAACTTGTCGTTGGTGGCGGCCACATCGACCATCAGGTTCGAGTACGTCCGGCCCTGCGCCACCATCACGGCCGTGGACAGGTTGTTGAGCACCATCTTGTGCGCGGTGGCGGCCTTCAGCCGGGTGGAGCCCGCGATCGCCTCCGGACCGGTGTCCACCCCCAGGTGGACGTCCACCTGATCCGCCAGCTCGGCCCCGGGGTTGGCGCTGATCAGTGCGGTGAAGGCACCCGCCGCCCGAGCGGCGCGCAGGGCGCCGCCGACGTAGGGAGTGCGGCCGCTGGCGGCGATGCCGACCGCGACGTCGCCCGGCCCCACCTCGGCAGCGTCGGCCGCCCCGGCGGACTCCTGGTCCTCGACGCCCTCCACCGGTTCGACCAGTGCGCGCAGTCCACCCGCGTGATGGGCGACGACGACGCCGGGCGGGAGGCTGTAGGTGGGGATCAGCTCGGCGGCGTCCATCACCGCGAGGCGGCCCGACGTGCCCGCGCCGAAGTAGTGCAGCCGGCCGCCGGCCCGGATCCGGCGCGCCGTCTCGTCCACCAGCCGAGCCATGTCGGGCAGTACTGCGGCGACGGCCTCGGCCGGGATCCGGTCCTCGGCGTTGAGCAGACGCAGCACCTCCAGGGTGGGCACGTCGTCGATGTCGCGGGTGCGGGGGTTACGGCGTTCGGTGGGGGCGTCGATTCGTACCGGAAGCTGCGGGTGCATCGCGGTTTCCTCTCGGTGGGAGGGCGGGGCGGACGAGCGCGCGTAACTTTGCCACATGGTTTGAGAGTTGAGCGTAAGTTTCCGCCAGAGGGGGTGGCGCCGTTGTCGACCTCTCGCCGCGATTCGGGTCATCTCGGACCTCAGCTGTGGCGGTAAATTACGAACTGGATTCAGCCAACGCAACTCATTGACATACCCATGGCGCCGCTCCTACGGTCTGCACACCCCCCAGGCCTTGTCCCACACACTCCACTTCTGCCTGCCGATCGGAGACCACGCGCTATGGTCCGGTTCAAGCACTTTGTCGCAGCGTCCGCCGCCCTCGCGACCCTCGGTACCCTCGCCGCGTGCGCACCGGATTCCGGTGCGAAGAACGGCGCCAACGGCGGTGGCGTCTTCACCACGGTCGACGCGAACAACCCGATCACCCCGGGCGCGCCGATGAACCCGTACAGCCCGAACGGGAACACGTTCCTCAGCTACAACTCGATGCGCCTCGGGTTCGAGAAGAAGAATCCGATGGATGCGAACGACGCCTTCCCGGGCCTCGCCAAGAGCTGGGAGACCAAGGGCGACACGCTGGTCGCGCACATGCAGCCCGACGCCAAGTGGTCCGACGGCAAGCCGGTCACCGTCGAGGACATCAAGATGTCCATGGCCATCGCGCTCACCCAGGGCACCGCCTCGGTCGGCTCGGGCCAGCTGAGTGAGGGCCTCAACGTCGCCTCCGTGACGGCCGTCGGCAAGCACGACATCGAGTTCAAGCAGGCCGCCGGAACCAACAACGCGAACTTCGCGAAGCAGATCCTGGGCCAGTCCATCGTCCCCAAGTCGGTCTACGGCC is drawn from Streptomyces sp. NBC_01717 and contains these coding sequences:
- a CDS encoding GNAT family N-acetyltransferase is translated as MTNLPAARTATEHDLPALRSLARAALVHDSDAEDVFDLLWSQTAGHSQLRILAEDEGKPAGVALAALRPATASAPATGHIDLIAVHPGAQSRGIGRALLTRAEELLVAAGAGRLMIRGRPPYYAWPGIDIRYTRAVCLAESSGYTRGPEGLNLSVDLRTAPLGTAEDEARLAAAGVQVRRLTPADEKPFLAWMNQWGGSWDGEAARALTYSPPRGHVAVREGADGPVYVGFACHGVNRRSWFGPMGTESSERGLGVGTVLLRRCLADQRASGLDEAEIGWTAPIHFYARAVDAQLGRVFWTYSRDV
- a CDS encoding serine hydrolase domain-containing protein → MTVREDPASLPDPAELVRNAVEQGVVPGAVLITGRGAHGPVRTAAFGTTADGPSGRPVTADTVFDLASLTKVVATTPAVLRLADTGALRLDDPVRRHLPAFTGAGKSEVTIRHLLSHSSGLPPHRDFWQLPGAPADRVAAVLAEPLDHLPGTVVNYSDLGFILLGEIVAMVAGQQLDTAVRELVLDPLGLTATRYLPPADWRAVTAATEAPPGGEPKRGVVHDENAESLGGVAGHAGLFGTAPDLAHYLRACWLTDESPLSARTRSEALSLQTVGLDGARGLGWTLPGDVWDHMSPHWPATGAGHTGFTGTSLALDPVTGIWVVLLTNAVHYGRGARAKELRRAVHAAVAARAEPVRG
- the murQ gene encoding N-acetylmuramic acid 6-phosphate etherase; translation: MHPQLPVRIDAPTERRNPRTRDIDDVPTLEVLRLLNAEDRIPAEAVAAVLPDMARLVDETARRIRAGGRLHYFGAGTSGRLAVMDAAELIPTYSLPPGVVVAHHAGGLRALVEPVEGVEDQESAGAADAAEVGPGDVAVGIAASGRTPYVGGALRAARAAGAFTALISANPGAELADQVDVHLGVDTGPEAIAGSTRLKAATAHKMVLNNLSTAVMVAQGRTYSNLMVDVAATNDKLRGRVLNIVVEATGLDEDRCGAALAASGGELKTALVSLLADCSPQQAREALEAGGGSVRAALRTLA
- a CDS encoding MurR/RpiR family transcriptional regulator; this translates as MAAPRDRQRGGGDAPRRSAAPTAERATPPQTVLVQIRALLPSLPPSERRVAEAAIADPVGVAGKTISELALECSTSETTVVRFCRAVGLKGYPDLRIKLASAAGSEDSGPAWSSAGSDIGPGDSLADVVGKLGFADARAVEDTIAQLDLHILERAIDEVVGASAVDLYGVGASALIALDFQQKLHRIGRRATAWPDPDGALTSAALLGRGDLAIGISHTGATTDTVAALGEAWDNGATTIAITNFPRSPIAEVADHVLTTAVRETTFRSGAMSSRIAALTLVDCLFVGVAQRNYSRTTRALERTYTAVHRRRSPQ